Proteins encoded by one window of Streptomyces clavuligerus:
- a CDS encoding zinc-dependent alcohol dehydrogenase family protein produces the protein MRAVVFEEFGGPLTVREVPDPAPARDGAVIRVESTGLCRSDWHGWMGHDPTIALPHVPGHELAGVVEAVGADVVRLRPGDRVTVPFICACGRCAACGRGAQQVCERQEQPGFTHWGSFAEYVPLRHADINPVALPPELSFAAAASLGCRFATAFRAVVGQGRVRPGEWTAVHGCGGVGLSAVMIAAAAGARVIAVDVAPGALELARRFGAEVCVDASAAGDAVAEAVREASGGGAHLSLDALGSATTCAASVRGLRSHGRHVQVGLLPSGAHVPMDRVVALELEILGSHGMAAHDYPALMSLVASGALRPDLLVTRELPLTAAPDALTALGAATAPGVTVIAPHLG, from the coding sequence ATGCGCGCCGTGGTGTTCGAGGAGTTCGGCGGTCCGCTCACCGTACGGGAGGTGCCCGATCCCGCACCCGCCCGCGACGGCGCGGTGATCCGCGTCGAGTCCACCGGGCTGTGCCGCAGCGACTGGCACGGCTGGATGGGCCACGACCCCACGATCGCGCTGCCGCACGTCCCCGGGCACGAACTGGCCGGGGTGGTCGAGGCGGTCGGCGCCGACGTCGTCCGGCTGCGGCCGGGCGACCGGGTCACGGTGCCGTTCATCTGCGCCTGCGGCCGGTGCGCGGCCTGCGGGCGCGGTGCCCAGCAGGTGTGCGAACGGCAGGAGCAGCCGGGGTTCACCCACTGGGGCTCGTTCGCCGAGTACGTCCCGCTGCGGCACGCCGACATCAACCCGGTCGCCCTCCCCCCGGAGCTGTCCTTCGCCGCCGCCGCGAGCCTCGGCTGCCGCTTCGCCACCGCGTTCCGGGCCGTCGTGGGGCAGGGCAGGGTCCGGCCGGGGGAGTGGACGGCGGTGCACGGCTGCGGCGGGGTCGGACTCTCCGCCGTGATGATCGCGGCGGCGGCCGGGGCCCGGGTGATCGCGGTGGACGTCGCTCCCGGCGCGCTGGAACTGGCCCGCCGCTTCGGGGCGGAGGTGTGCGTGGATGCGTCGGCCGCCGGTGACGCCGTGGCCGAAGCGGTCCGCGAGGCGTCCGGGGGCGGCGCCCATCTCTCCCTCGACGCCCTCGGCTCCGCCACGACCTGCGCCGCCTCCGTACGCGGTCTGCGCAGCCACGGCCGCCATGTCCAGGTCGGACTGCTGCCGTCCGGGGCGCATGTCCCCATGGACCGGGTGGTCGCCCTGGAACTGGAGATCCTGGGCAGCCACGGCATGGCGGCGCACGACTACCCGGCTCTGATGTCCCTGGTCGCCTCGGGCGCCCTCCGCCCCGATCTGCTCGTCACCCGTGAACTGCCCCTCACGGCCGCGCCGGACGCCCTCACCGCCCTGGGCGCCGCCACCGCCCCCGGCGTCACGGTGATCGCTCCGCACCTGGGCTGA